From Streptomyces zhihengii, the proteins below share one genomic window:
- a CDS encoding murein biosynthesis integral membrane protein MurJ, protein MTPRDTPAPRAAPARRPGPPAPRVDPAWQGGGSGTPAGPPPPSTRPAHVDPAWTGEDAGLAPARPGAPDTPRAVRDDPPVRDAEALPAGTAPASAVPAARGRGRHAAPRGGRLGRGLVRAAVVSGVLTVAGAVLGLLRDQTIAHLFGASSESDAFLIAWTVPELAATLLIEDAMALLLVPAFSHALARKDDPGAVRDLVSATFPRLFAVLVGVAALLMAGAPLVVRLLAPGFGDPRLAVECTRLTALTVLTFGVTGYFSAALRAHGSFLAPAAVYTAYNAGIIATTLALHSLWGVRAAAAGVAVGGALMILVQAPGFARHLGGLAPLARPRRTRGTPLIGAALLAPVVLFAVSRQAQVLVERFLAAPLPAGAISHLNYAQKVAQMPMVLSLMVCTVTFPVVAQAMATGDRERARRRVEEDLAMAGTVVLLGTAYVVGYAPAIIDVLFRRGAFDAQDSATTAGVMRVYAAGLLGHCLVGALGRPFFSAGRPTWFPAAAMAVGLAVTVAAGAAAVGPYGVHGIAAANAAGISVTALLLLHGLGSRVVVIEVRAIGLRIGRLALAAAAATGAALIAAPVTGGPVVSLAAGVLLVPLMFLVTARALGAPEAVHLLALVHRRLRHDR, encoded by the coding sequence ATGACCCCCCGCGACACCCCGGCCCCCCGCGCCGCCCCCGCCCGCCGGCCCGGCCCCCCGGCCCCCCGGGTCGACCCCGCCTGGCAGGGCGGCGGCTCCGGCACCCCGGCCGGCCCGCCCCCGCCGTCCACCCGCCCGGCACACGTCGACCCGGCCTGGACGGGGGAGGACGCGGGCCTCGCACCCGCGCGGCCCGGGGCCCCGGACACCCCCCGGGCGGTCCGGGACGACCCCCCGGTCCGGGACGCCGAGGCCCTCCCCGCCGGGACGGCACCGGCTTCCGCCGTGCCCGCCGCCCGGGGCCGGGGGCGGCATGCCGCCCCGCGGGGCGGGCGGCTCGGGCGGGGGCTGGTCAGGGCGGCGGTGGTCAGCGGGGTGCTCACGGTGGCCGGGGCGGTGCTCGGGCTGTTGCGGGACCAGACGATCGCGCACCTCTTCGGGGCCAGCTCCGAGAGCGACGCGTTCCTCATCGCCTGGACCGTGCCGGAGCTCGCGGCAACCCTGCTCATCGAGGACGCCATGGCGCTGCTGCTGGTGCCCGCGTTCAGCCACGCCCTCGCCCGCAAGGACGACCCGGGAGCCGTACGGGACCTGGTGTCCGCGACGTTCCCGCGGCTGTTCGCCGTCCTGGTCGGCGTCGCGGCCCTGCTGATGGCCGGCGCGCCGCTCGTGGTGCGGCTGCTCGCGCCGGGCTTCGGCGACCCGCGGCTCGCCGTCGAGTGCACCCGGCTGACCGCGCTCACCGTCCTCACCTTCGGCGTCACCGGCTACTTCAGCGCCGCCCTGCGCGCCCACGGCAGCTTCCTCGCGCCCGCCGCCGTGTACACGGCGTACAACGCCGGGATCATCGCCACCACCCTCGCCCTGCACAGCCTCTGGGGCGTACGGGCCGCCGCCGCGGGCGTCGCCGTCGGCGGGGCGCTGATGATCCTCGTCCAGGCCCCGGGCTTCGCCCGCCACCTCGGCGGCCTCGCACCGCTGGCCCGCCCCCGCCGGACCAGGGGCACGCCCCTGATCGGCGCCGCGCTCCTCGCCCCCGTCGTGCTGTTCGCCGTGAGCCGCCAGGCGCAGGTCCTCGTCGAGCGCTTCCTCGCCGCCCCGCTGCCCGCGGGCGCGATCTCGCACCTCAACTACGCCCAGAAAGTGGCGCAGATGCCGATGGTGCTGTCGCTGATGGTGTGCACGGTCACCTTCCCCGTCGTCGCCCAGGCCATGGCCACGGGCGACCGGGAACGCGCCAGGCGGCGCGTCGAGGAGGACCTCGCCATGGCCGGCACCGTCGTCCTGCTCGGCACCGCCTACGTCGTCGGCTACGCCCCCGCGATCATCGACGTCCTCTTCCGCCGGGGCGCGTTCGACGCGCAGGACAGCGCCACGACCGCGGGCGTGATGCGGGTCTACGCCGCCGGGCTGCTCGGCCACTGCCTGGTCGGCGCGCTCGGCCGGCCGTTCTTCTCCGCCGGCCGTCCCACCTGGTTCCCCGCCGCCGCGATGGCCGTCGGGCTCGCGGTCACCGTCGCGGCCGGCGCCGCCGCCGTCGGCCCGTACGGCGTGCACGGCATCGCCGCGGCCAACGCCGCCGGCATCAGCGTGACCGCGCTGCTGCTGCTGCACGGCCTCGGGTCCCGGGTCGTCGTCATCGAGGTGCGCGCCATCGGCCTGCGGATCGGCCGGCTGGCGCTCGCCGCCGCGGCGGCCACCGGCGCCGCCCTGATCGCCGCGCCCGTGACCGGCGGCCCGGTCGTCTCGCTGGCCGCCGGCGTCCTGCTCGTCCCCCTGATGTTCCTCGTCACCGCCCGGGCCCTCGGGGCACCGGAAGCCGTTCACCTGCTGGCCCTCGTGCACCGGAGGCTGCGTCATGACCGATGA
- a CDS encoding polysaccharide deacetylase family protein gives MTDEQRPPHAEGTARRAWPWIWMYHAVGDPTDDPYGITVAPERLDRQLRTLRARGLRGVSVTTLLRAHARGRAAGLVGLTFDDGYADFVRSALPLLRRHGCTATLFVLPGRLGGANDWDPKGPRRPLVTAGQIRAAAAQGTEIGSHGLFHRDLTALTDAQLRDETVRSRDLLREITGRAPAGFCYPYGTTDRRAADAVRDAGYAYACAIAPGPAAGPYALPRTHISHADRRARLAVKYLRHRMRPAPGFAPVAVPPAVQEASL, from the coding sequence ATGACCGATGAGCAACGACCCCCCCACGCGGAAGGCACCGCCCGCCGGGCGTGGCCGTGGATCTGGATGTACCACGCGGTCGGCGACCCGACCGACGACCCCTACGGCATCACCGTCGCGCCCGAACGCCTCGACCGGCAGCTGCGGACGCTGCGCGCCCGCGGACTGCGCGGGGTGTCCGTGACGACCCTGCTGCGCGCCCACGCCCGGGGCCGCGCCGCCGGTCTCGTCGGGCTCACCTTCGACGACGGGTACGCCGACTTCGTCCGCTCGGCGCTCCCGCTGCTGCGGCGCCACGGCTGCACCGCCACGCTGTTCGTGCTGCCGGGACGGCTCGGCGGCGCCAACGACTGGGACCCGAAGGGCCCGCGCCGCCCGCTGGTGACGGCCGGCCAGATCCGGGCCGCCGCCGCCCAGGGCACCGAGATCGGCTCGCACGGACTGTTCCACCGCGACCTGACCGCGCTGACCGACGCGCAGCTCCGCGACGAGACGGTCCGCTCCCGCGACCTGCTGCGGGAGATCACCGGCCGTGCGCCGGCCGGCTTCTGCTACCCCTACGGCACCACCGACCGCCGCGCCGCCGACGCCGTGCGGGACGCCGGCTACGCGTACGCCTGCGCCATCGCCCCCGGGCCCGCGGCCGGCCCCTACGCCCTGCCCCGCACCCACATCAGCCACGCCGACCGGCGCGCCCGGCTGGCCGTCAAGTACCTGCGGCACCGGATGCGCCCCGCGCCCGGGTTCGCGCCCGTCGCCGTGCCGCCGGCCGTCCAGGAGGCGTCCCTGTGA
- a CDS encoding O-antigen ligase family protein, which produces MAATVPAGPAAAPPLRIPAGHRLLLVPLLATVLLLALPLGEGGGPGTVAPADIASGVLVLACLVQVLRERARPLTRAAAAAFALPVAGFAVATVTAADPAAALPGLVRYLQVFVLVPCAVALLLRDARAFRAVTGSLVVLAIAQGALGTYQYATGTGASYMGSDIRAVGTFGPTDVMGMATVVSYGLLAALALALRTPPGSPRWLRPAAFAAAGALLVPLGLSFSRGSWIATGVAALAMILLTGVRQAARALAVLAALAVVLAGGLGVGSEMISQRIGSITRVTAAPDRSVTDRYTMWAAAAAMWREQPATGVGLKGFPAHRDGHASIGLSAGSDTAGAGRSFAKQPLLSPHNMYLLILAEQGLVGLTAFLASWTAVLAGAVRRLLRPGAAAGPADCGLAAVGLMLWQTVDFLYADIGGPSTVLTGVIVGLTARWALMPAPLAPRAPEAAARG; this is translated from the coding sequence ATGGCCGCCACCGTCCCGGCGGGCCCGGCCGCCGCACCCCCGCTCCGGATCCCCGCCGGGCACCGGCTGCTCCTCGTGCCGCTGCTCGCCACCGTCCTGCTGCTCGCGCTGCCGCTCGGGGAGGGCGGCGGCCCGGGCACGGTGGCCCCGGCCGACATCGCCTCCGGGGTCCTGGTCCTCGCCTGCCTCGTCCAGGTGCTGCGGGAACGGGCCCGCCCGCTGACCCGGGCCGCCGCGGCCGCCTTCGCGCTGCCCGTCGCCGGGTTCGCCGTCGCGACCGTCACCGCCGCCGACCCGGCGGCCGCGCTGCCCGGACTCGTGCGCTACCTCCAGGTGTTCGTCCTCGTGCCGTGCGCCGTCGCGCTGCTGCTGCGCGACGCCCGCGCGTTCCGCGCCGTCACCGGCTCGCTGGTGGTGCTGGCGATCGCCCAGGGCGCGCTGGGGACGTACCAGTACGCCACCGGCACCGGTGCCTCCTACATGGGCTCCGACATCCGCGCGGTCGGCACCTTCGGGCCCACCGACGTGATGGGCATGGCCACCGTCGTCTCGTACGGGCTGCTGGCCGCCCTCGCCCTCGCCCTGCGCACCCCGCCGGGCTCCCCGCGCTGGCTGCGGCCCGCGGCCTTCGCCGCCGCGGGCGCCCTGCTGGTGCCCCTCGGCCTCTCCTTCAGCCGGGGCTCCTGGATCGCCACCGGCGTCGCGGCCCTCGCGATGATCCTGCTCACCGGGGTGCGGCAGGCGGCCAGGGCCCTCGCCGTCCTCGCGGCCCTCGCCGTCGTGCTCGCCGGCGGGCTCGGCGTCGGCTCCGAGATGATCTCCCAGCGGATCGGCAGCATCACCCGGGTGACCGCGGCGCCCGACCGCTCGGTCACCGACCGGTACACCATGTGGGCGGCCGCCGCGGCGATGTGGCGCGAACAGCCCGCGACCGGCGTCGGGCTCAAGGGCTTCCCCGCGCACCGCGACGGCCACGCGTCCATCGGGCTCTCGGCGGGCAGCGACACGGCGGGCGCGGGCCGGTCCTTCGCGAAGCAGCCGCTGCTGTCGCCGCACAACATGTACCTGCTGATCCTCGCCGAACAGGGGCTGGTCGGGCTCACCGCCTTCCTCGCCTCCTGGACCGCCGTGCTGGCCGGCGCGGTCCGCCGGCTGCTCCGCCCCGGCGCCGCGGCCGGGCCCGCCGACTGCGGCCTGGCGGCGGTCGGCCTGATGCTGTGGCAGACCGTCGACTTCCTCTACGCGGACATCGGGGGCCCGTCCACCGTCCTCACCGGTGTGATCGTCGGCCTGACGGCCCGCTGGGCCCTGATGCCGGCCCCGCTCGCCCCGCGCGCCCCGGAAGCGGCGGCACGGGGATGA
- a CDS encoding DUF4352 domain-containing protein, whose protein sequence is MTTALVPALVLGLAACQGPAGPGPGASGEGGKRAAATAPGVARIGDTADDRGTRSGEHLRIALRGYVDPAIGIRAAKGAARGLAKPAGEGPVRRPADGARWVGVDLAVTNVGGTAYETPVTEAWIVDDRGRSHRAVPAGELTTGLPLPSGRLTAGEHRSGWLVFELPHDSRPVTLHWGTASAEHRWTLRTS, encoded by the coding sequence ATGACCACAGCGCTCGTCCCGGCGCTGGTGCTCGGCCTCGCCGCCTGCCAGGGCCCGGCCGGGCCGGGGCCCGGGGCGTCCGGCGAGGGCGGCAAACGGGCGGCCGCCACCGCGCCCGGGGTCGCCCGGATCGGTGACACGGCCGACGACCGGGGCACCCGGTCGGGGGAGCATCTGCGCATCGCCCTGCGCGGATACGTGGACCCCGCCATCGGGATCCGCGCCGCGAAGGGCGCGGCGCGCGGCCTCGCGAAGCCCGCGGGCGAGGGCCCCGTGCGCCGCCCCGCCGACGGCGCCCGCTGGGTGGGCGTCGACCTCGCCGTGACCAACGTCGGCGGCACGGCGTACGAGACGCCGGTGACCGAGGCGTGGATCGTCGACGACCGGGGCCGGAGCCACCGCGCGGTACCCGCCGGGGAGCTCACCACCGGCCTCCCGCTCCCGTCGGGGCGGCTGACGGCCGGCGAACACCGCTCCGGCTGGCTGGTGTTCGAGCTCCCGCACGACTCCCGCCCCGTCACCCTGCACTGGGGGACGGCCTCCGCCGAGCACCGCTGGACGCTCCGCACGTCCTGA
- a CDS encoding GNAT family N-acetyltransferase, producing MTREGAPEAPGVTVTLCRDPRAFTALAPEWGRLHRACGVATPFQSHAWLDSWWRSYGVEGRLRLVLARRDGRLIGAAPLMLVHRPMPLLVPLGGAISDYGDLLVDDGDADQALRSLHRGLEKAARHAVIDLREVRPGAVAERLYELWAGPRARLDDSVCMELPAVPVEDLVGRMPRSRAQRARANLRRLDALGVVATTVPAADVPASVDRMLRLHELQWRGRGVNVEHLRPRFREHLVRAVSRMTAEDTATLTEFRMDGEVVAVGLALRAGRLSGSYLYGAHPVLRERKADIATMLMAQDARQAAGHGLAVLSMLRGSEPYKNHWRPEPVTSGRLLLARPALEPLLRLHESRARMRDRAAEVVRTRLPAAREWRGRLNDWRAEGSSVRTAGPTSRGG from the coding sequence GTGACCCGGGAGGGCGCGCCCGAGGCACCGGGCGTCACCGTCACCCTGTGCCGGGACCCGCGGGCGTTCACGGCGCTCGCCCCGGAATGGGGGCGGCTGCACCGCGCCTGCGGCGTTGCCACACCGTTCCAGAGCCACGCCTGGCTCGACTCCTGGTGGCGGTCGTACGGCGTCGAGGGCCGGCTGCGGCTGGTCCTCGCGCGCCGCGACGGCCGGCTGATCGGCGCCGCGCCGCTGATGCTGGTGCACCGGCCGATGCCGCTGCTGGTGCCGCTCGGCGGCGCGATCTCCGACTACGGCGACCTGCTCGTGGACGACGGCGACGCGGACCAGGCGCTGCGGTCGCTGCACCGCGGCCTGGAGAAGGCCGCCCGGCACGCCGTGATCGACCTGCGCGAGGTGCGGCCGGGCGCCGTCGCCGAGCGGCTGTACGAGCTGTGGGCGGGGCCGCGGGCCCGGCTCGACGACTCGGTCTGCATGGAGCTGCCGGCCGTTCCCGTCGAGGATCTGGTGGGCCGGATGCCGAGGTCGCGCGCCCAGCGCGCCCGCGCCAACCTCCGCAGGCTCGACGCGCTCGGCGTCGTCGCCACCACCGTCCCGGCGGCGGACGTTCCCGCGTCCGTCGACCGGATGCTGCGGCTGCACGAACTCCAGTGGCGCGGGCGGGGTGTCAACGTCGAGCACCTGCGGCCGCGGTTCCGCGAGCACCTGGTGCGTGCGGTGAGCCGCATGACGGCGGAGGACACGGCGACGCTCACCGAGTTCCGGATGGACGGAGAGGTGGTCGCCGTGGGGCTCGCCCTGCGGGCAGGCCGACTCAGCGGCAGCTACTTGTACGGCGCCCATCCGGTGCTGCGCGAACGCAAGGCGGACATCGCGACGATGCTGATGGCGCAGGACGCCCGGCAGGCGGCCGGCCACGGCCTCGCCGTGCTGAGCATGCTGCGCGGCTCGGAGCCGTACAAGAACCACTGGCGGCCCGAACCGGTCACCAGCGGACGGCTGCTGCTCGCCCGCCCCGCGCTGGAGCCGCTGCTGCGGCTGCACGAGTCGCGCGCCCGGATGCGGGACCGCGCGGCGGAGGTCGTGCGCACCAGACTGCCGGCCGCGCGCGAATGGCGCGGCCGGCTCAACGACTGGCGGGCCGAGGGGAGTTCGGTCAGAACGGCTGGGCCGACGTCCCGGGGAGGCTGA
- a CDS encoding NAD(P)-binding domain-containing protein, with translation MHDLAVIGAGPYGLSIAAHAAAAGIDVRIFGRVMDSWRNHMPEGMYLKSEPWSSNLSHPGGEHTLGAWARAHGGFEAAHGRPVPVGTFADYGDWFAGRAVPAVDGRSVVRLTPADGGFLLRTGDGGEVRARTVALAVGVLPFREMPDVLAPLPPELCTHSTGHRDLGRFAGTDVTVVGAGQAALETAALLAEAGARPQLVARTRLIRWNTLPAPLRRPLLTSLRTPHSGLGTGWSTWVWAELPWAVRRMPAATRRRRADTALGPAGAWWLRERYEGQVPELLGHVLRGARVRSDGRVRLELRGPDGTARALDTGHVVAATGFTPDLTRLELLDEGLGRTLRLSPGTSAPELGADFETSHPGLFAAGLLSAPTFGPAMRFVHGASWTAPRLVAGVRRRLRGRTGGVRVPHPAPAPGAGAASPAGGR, from the coding sequence ATGCACGACCTGGCAGTGATCGGCGCCGGCCCCTACGGGCTGTCCATCGCGGCACACGCCGCCGCGGCCGGCATCGACGTGCGGATCTTCGGCCGCGTCATGGACTCGTGGCGCAACCACATGCCCGAGGGGATGTACCTCAAGTCCGAGCCCTGGTCGTCGAATCTGTCCCACCCGGGCGGCGAGCACACCCTCGGCGCCTGGGCGCGGGCGCACGGCGGCTTCGAGGCGGCCCACGGCCGGCCCGTCCCCGTCGGGACCTTCGCCGACTACGGCGACTGGTTCGCCGGGCGGGCCGTGCCCGCCGTCGACGGCCGGTCCGTCGTCCGGCTCACGCCCGCGGACGGCGGCTTCCTGCTGCGCACCGGCGACGGCGGGGAGGTCCGCGCCCGGACCGTCGCGCTCGCCGTGGGCGTGCTGCCCTTCCGGGAGATGCCCGACGTCCTGGCCCCCCTGCCGCCCGAGCTGTGCACCCACAGCACCGGCCACCGGGACCTCGGCCGGTTCGCCGGCACCGATGTGACCGTCGTCGGCGCCGGGCAGGCGGCACTGGAGACCGCCGCCCTCCTCGCCGAGGCGGGCGCCCGCCCCCAACTCGTCGCCCGCACCCGCCTGATCAGGTGGAACACCCTGCCCGCCCCGCTCAGGCGGCCGCTGCTGACCTCGCTGCGCACCCCGCACAGCGGGCTCGGCACCGGCTGGAGCACCTGGGTGTGGGCCGAACTGCCCTGGGCCGTCCGGCGGATGCCCGCCGCCACCCGCCGCCGGCGGGCCGACACCGCCCTCGGCCCGGCCGGCGCCTGGTGGCTGCGGGAGCGCTACGAGGGGCAGGTGCCGGAACTGCTCGGCCACGTGCTGCGGGGTGCCCGGGTCCGCTCCGACGGACGGGTACGGCTCGAACTGCGCGGCCCCGACGGCACGGCGCGGGCGCTCGACACCGGCCACGTGGTCGCCGCCACCGGCTTCACCCCCGACCTGACGAGACTGGAACTGCTGGACGAGGGCCTCGGCCGGACGCTCCGGCTCTCACCGGGCACCAGCGCGCCCGAACTCGGCGCGGACTTCGAGACCTCCCACCCGGGCCTGTTCGCCGCCGGACTGCTCTCCGCCCCGACCTTCGGGCCGGCGATGCGCTTCGTGCACGGCGCCTCCTGGACCGCGCCGCGGCTCGTGGCCGGGGTGCGCCGGAGGCTGCGCGGGCGCACCGGGGGCGTGCGCGTACCGCACCCCGCGCCGGCGCCCGGGGCCGGCGCGGCGAGCCCGGCCGGCGGGCGCTGA
- a CDS encoding carboxylate--amine ligase yields MTDLDPAVPALVLRLDRNPFHHGTLGAVRSLGRAGVEVHAVVESPRSPVARSRHLHRAHPRPRGAPEPDELVRTLLAVADRIGRPAVLVPMDDLGAIRVAEHAHRLAGRYLLPAQPPALPGRLADKAELAKLCAEAGIPHPDTFVPASAAEAADTVRRIGVPLVAKWSRPWLLDPATGLRSTSLVGSPAAAARLFERRATAGSALLLQRCLPERPHSDWFFHGCFGAGSALLHGGTGRKELSWPPRTGLTALGRWKEDGAVTAAALRLAAHAGYRGILDLDFRRDTDGTCRLLDANPRPGAQFRLFTGADGLDVVRALHLDLTGRPVPPSAGRPDRVFVAENYALLSALTSARPGRGVRLRARRGVETAWFAGDDPAPFAAMAGAWLGRGLAKGARRLRPREDPPPDRGAGTARAPATDSGSSTGTDPDTRNENAPCTTWQ; encoded by the coding sequence ATGACCGATCTCGATCCGGCCGTACCGGCTCTGGTGCTCCGGCTCGACCGGAACCCCTTTCACCACGGCACCCTCGGCGCGGTGCGGTCGCTGGGCCGGGCGGGTGTGGAGGTGCACGCCGTCGTGGAGTCGCCGCGCAGCCCCGTCGCCCGCTCCCGCCATCTCCACCGGGCCCATCCGCGCCCGCGGGGCGCGCCGGAACCGGACGAGCTCGTCCGCACCCTGCTCGCCGTCGCCGACCGGATCGGGCGGCCCGCCGTGCTCGTGCCCATGGACGACCTCGGCGCCATCCGGGTCGCCGAGCACGCCCACCGTCTCGCCGGCCGCTACCTGCTGCCCGCCCAGCCGCCCGCGCTGCCGGGCCGGCTCGCGGACAAGGCGGAACTGGCGAAGCTGTGCGCCGAGGCGGGCATCCCCCACCCCGACACCTTCGTCCCCGCCAGCGCGGCGGAGGCCGCCGACACCGTGCGCCGGATCGGCGTCCCGCTGGTCGCCAAGTGGAGCAGACCCTGGCTGCTGGACCCCGCGACCGGGCTGCGCAGCACCTCGCTCGTCGGCTCACCGGCCGCCGCCGCCCGGCTGTTTGAGCGCCGGGCGACGGCGGGCAGCGCCCTGCTGCTCCAGCGCTGCCTGCCCGAGCGGCCCCACTCCGACTGGTTCTTCCACGGCTGCTTCGGCGCCGGGTCCGCCCTGCTGCACGGCGGGACCGGCCGCAAGGAGCTCTCCTGGCCGCCCCGCACGGGACTGACCGCGCTGGGACGGTGGAAGGAGGACGGGGCGGTGACCGCCGCGGCCCTGCGGCTCGCCGCGCACGCCGGCTACCGCGGCATCCTCGACCTGGACTTCCGGCGCGACACCGACGGCACCTGCCGGCTCCTCGACGCCAACCCGCGCCCCGGCGCCCAGTTCCGGCTGTTCACCGGCGCGGACGGGCTCGACGTCGTCCGCGCGCTCCACCTCGACCTCACGGGGCGGCCGGTGCCGCCGTCCGCGGGCCGCCCCGACCGGGTCTTCGTCGCCGAGAACTACGCCCTGCTCTCCGCGCTCACCTCCGCCCGCCCCGGCCGCGGGGTGCGGCTGCGGGCCCGGCGGGGCGTCGAGACCGCCTGGTTCGCGGGCGACGACCCGGCGCCGTTCGCCGCGATGGCCGGGGCCTGGCTCGGCCGCGGACTCGCCAAGGGGGCGCGGCGGCTGCGCCCCCGTGAGGACCCCCCGCCCGACCGGGGCGCCGGGACCGCCCGCGCCCCCGCGACCGACTCCGGTTCCAGCACCGGCACCGACCCCGACACGAGGAACGAGAACGCACCATGCACGACCTGGCAGTGA
- a CDS encoding glycoside hydrolase family 26 protein, with amino-acid sequence MPQRHRLITTCIATVAAGLLVSGGLAGGTAQAGPAGDGTAPASAEGETAVGAYLHYGPPGIARMSELSEWLGGRDLKVAHTYLPGDLWTNIEGRPEFLRPWARWRQGAEDRMFVLNVPMLDRNEDRLPDVAVAELLRAGARGQYDHHYRTLATRLVDAGVPDTVIVLGWEMNGTTYTHRCGPDPRAWKAYWNSIVTTMRSVPGQKFRFDFAPNRGLDAVPWTECYPGDDVVDIIGMDSYDQPPGESFDDQVNAPYGLQKHVDFAAEHDKAISYPEWGLFRNGDNPEYMRRMLEWIDRHKPLYQTITDYCPHGVWQCESNPESSKVFRSKLFADSGPAEPSPAPSEPAPAEPVPSAPPSEPPAEPAPVPVDDGPNAYDWCMPADFRDWVAAWVPEEQLCVSLPGTSAQPF; translated from the coding sequence ATGCCACAGAGGCACCGTCTCATCACCACCTGCATAGCGACGGTCGCAGCCGGACTTCTTGTCTCGGGCGGCCTGGCCGGCGGCACGGCACAAGCCGGACCGGCCGGTGACGGAACCGCTCCCGCCTCAGCGGAGGGAGAGACCGCCGTCGGCGCGTATCTCCACTACGGTCCGCCCGGAATAGCGCGCATGTCGGAACTCTCCGAATGGCTCGGCGGGCGGGATCTGAAAGTGGCTCACACGTATCTCCCCGGGGATCTGTGGACCAACATCGAGGGCCGGCCGGAATTCCTGCGCCCCTGGGCCCGGTGGCGGCAGGGCGCCGAGGACCGGATGTTCGTCCTCAACGTGCCGATGCTGGACCGCAACGAGGACCGGCTGCCGGACGTGGCCGTCGCCGAGCTGCTGCGGGCCGGGGCGCGCGGCCAGTACGACCACCACTACCGCACCCTCGCGACGCGCCTGGTCGACGCCGGTGTCCCGGACACGGTGATCGTGCTCGGCTGGGAGATGAACGGCACCACGTACACCCACCGCTGCGGTCCCGACCCGCGGGCCTGGAAGGCGTACTGGAACAGCATCGTCACCACCATGCGCTCCGTCCCCGGGCAGAAGTTCCGTTTCGACTTCGCTCCCAATCGCGGCCTGGACGCCGTCCCCTGGACCGAGTGCTATCCCGGCGACGACGTCGTGGACATCATCGGGATGGACTCGTACGACCAGCCTCCCGGCGAGTCGTTCGACGACCAGGTGAATGCGCCGTACGGATTGCAGAAGCACGTGGATTTCGCCGCGGAGCACGACAAGGCGATCTCGTATCCGGAATGGGGTCTTTTCCGGAACGGTGACAATCCCGAGTACATGCGCCGCATGCTCGAATGGATCGACCGGCACAAGCCGCTCTACCAGACCATCACAGACTACTGTCCGCACGGTGTCTGGCAGTGCGAAAGCAATCCGGAGTCCTCGAAGGTGTTCCGCTCGAAGCTGTTTGCGGATTCCGGCCCGGCCGAGCCCTCCCCGGCGCCGTCGGAGCCCGCGCCGGCCGAACCGGTCCCGTCCGCACCGCCGTCCGAGCCCCCCGCCGAGCCGGCGCCGGTGCCCGTCGACGACGGGCCGAACGCCTACGACTGGTGCATGCCAGCGGACTTCCGGGACTGGGTCGCCGCGTGGGTGCCCGAGGAGCAGTTGTGCGTCAGCCTCCCCGGGACGTCGGCCCAGCCGTTCTGA
- a CDS encoding YveK family protein has product MTARHEHERPAPAPGRKRRLLAMFSSGPAWWPVPVLAVAGTAAGLLHGLVTDPEYAATSYVVAVPAKGAEPGAALGFAQAYGRIATSDATLGYARVAAGVPASELRDRVTTETSPDSPMIAVTGTSTRPGEAADIANAVADAVFVSSNEVSKNTGVRLMLFSRAVTPAEPVSPSLPLGTAVGACAGGLIGGLVLLVRPRRTRPATAATAVPAPAQPLGAAAERERV; this is encoded by the coding sequence ATGACCGCCAGACACGAGCACGAGCGGCCCGCGCCGGCCCCCGGCCGCAAGCGCCGCCTTCTCGCCATGTTCTCCTCCGGGCCCGCCTGGTGGCCCGTCCCGGTCCTCGCCGTGGCCGGTACGGCCGCCGGTCTGCTGCACGGCCTGGTCACGGATCCCGAGTACGCGGCGACCAGCTACGTCGTCGCGGTGCCCGCCAAGGGCGCGGAGCCGGGCGCCGCGCTGGGCTTCGCCCAGGCGTACGGCCGGATCGCGACCAGCGACGCCACGCTCGGCTACGCGCGGGTCGCGGCCGGGGTCCCCGCGTCCGAGCTGCGCGACCGGGTGACGACCGAGACGTCCCCCGACTCCCCGATGATCGCCGTCACCGGCACGTCCACCCGGCCCGGCGAGGCCGCCGACATCGCCAACGCGGTCGCCGACGCCGTCTTCGTCAGCAGCAACGAGGTCTCCAAGAACACCGGGGTGCGGCTGATGCTCTTCTCCCGGGCCGTCACCCCCGCCGAGCCCGTCTCGCCGTCCCTGCCGCTGGGCACGGCCGTCGGCGCCTGCGCGGGCGGTCTGATCGGCGGTCTGGTGCTGCTGGTCCGGCCCCGGCGCACCCGCCCGGCGACCGCCGCCACCGCCGTGCCCGCGCCCGCGCAGCCGCTGGGAGCCGCCGCCGAACGGGAGCGGGTGTGA